One genomic segment of Spartinivicinus poritis includes these proteins:
- a CDS encoding SGNH/GDSL hydrolase family protein gives MIRAIVFFLGIFPLVAFAGKQVNIHQIISFGDSLSDANNKHLISLYMNQSSNNLISVRALPPNVSGRFSNGFTWVDQLHISFWRQPSVPALKAINSTMVIEKAGENQSFQLQVNPLTGSNWSVGGAMTGDGYLADETVADGSTVISGTKVLPNVGQQISDYLAQHKQFTPTDLVLIQGGTNNLWFTLFANQGDTGTSTALKLVEHIKQLQQHGAQHILVMNIPPLYLGAWLSPFHDQAKDFVDEFNQTLANELGQLIQPQSSTNIYLMDADAFLAKVVKQIQTKGEYYHHPTATRLSNVNDSAWNWVSNEVVDKPNQYIFWDGLHPTAAVHRLLAYHAEQLLEQHGIIPAGIAK, from the coding sequence ATGATAAGAGCCATTGTATTTTTTTTAGGAATATTTCCGCTAGTTGCTTTTGCTGGAAAACAAGTAAATATTCACCAAATAATCAGTTTTGGTGATAGTTTATCAGATGCGAATAATAAGCACCTGATTAGTTTATATATGAACCAGTCATCAAACAATTTAATTAGTGTTCGGGCTCTGCCACCCAATGTGAGTGGGCGTTTTAGTAATGGATTTACCTGGGTTGATCAGTTACATATAAGCTTTTGGCGGCAACCCTCTGTTCCTGCATTGAAAGCTATTAATTCAACAATGGTGATCGAGAAGGCTGGAGAAAATCAATCTTTTCAATTACAGGTTAACCCTTTAACTGGCAGTAATTGGTCAGTGGGGGGAGCTATGACGGGGGATGGCTATTTAGCAGATGAAACAGTTGCAGATGGTTCAACGGTTATATCAGGCACAAAAGTCCTGCCCAATGTTGGTCAACAGATAAGTGACTACTTGGCGCAGCATAAACAGTTTACACCAACCGATTTGGTTCTTATTCAAGGCGGTACCAACAACTTGTGGTTTACTTTGTTTGCTAACCAAGGTGATACGGGTACCTCAACAGCACTCAAGCTGGTTGAGCATATAAAACAGTTGCAACAGCATGGTGCTCAGCATATTTTAGTGATGAATATCCCTCCATTATATCTTGGTGCTTGGTTAAGCCCGTTCCATGATCAGGCCAAAGATTTTGTTGATGAATTTAACCAAACGTTAGCAAATGAGCTAGGCCAACTAATACAACCGCAGTCATCCACTAATATTTATTTAATGGATGCCGATGCCTTCCTCGCTAAGGTGGTTAAACAAATTCAAACTAAAGGCGAGTATTATCACCACCCAACGGCTACTCGTTTGAGTAATGTGAATGACTCAGCTTGGAATTGGGTATCAAACGAAGTGGTAGACAAACCTAACCAGTATATTTTTTGGGATGGTTTACATCCAACAGCAGCTGTACATCGTCTGCTTGCTTATCACGCAGAACAGTTATTGGAACAACATGGAATCATTCCAGCAGGTATCGCAAAATAG
- a CDS encoding 3-hydroxyacyl-CoA dehydrogenase NAD-binding domain-containing protein, which produces MNHVIHYQQDADKIVTLTLDIPGQATNTMNAAYREAMKNTIIRLENNLDNIAGIIITSAKETFCAGGDLNELSEQVAASTFYQMVNDIKQPLRQLETLGKPVVAAINGAALGGGFELALSAHYRICLNQPSIQLGLPEVTLGLLPAAGGITRMVRLLGIEAALPYIQQGKKFNPQQGQQIGVIHELADSPVALVNQAKSWIKANPEATQPWDKPGYKIPGGIPSSPQLAQKLMIAPAMLIAKTKGCLPAPEKILCAAVEGAQVDFDTAYDIESRHFVSLATGSVAKNMITALWHQLNHINSGQSRPQSIATTKTEKVGIIGAGMMGAGIAYVTAKAGIPVVLKDISIDKAEQGKDYSRRLLKKQVQQGRLSAEVAANILEKIQCTTVNTDFHGCDLVIEAVFEDRQLKAQVTQAAAQQLATTAVIASNTSTLPITGLAQVIKQQQQFIGLHFFSPVDKMPLVEIIRGKQTSETTLAKAFDFVKQLRKTPIVVNDSRGFFTSRVFGRYCLEGLALLQEGVAPALLEREAVKAGMPVGPLAVIDEVSLRLIARIRDQEKADCEQAGIPFTPATGYDVLDKLLIEYDRKGRAAGKGFYDYPQQGKKQLWPNLVQLFPNTTTVAKADIAERLLFIQSIESLRCLEESVLESVADANIGSLFGLGFPVWTGGVLQYINYYGLQALINRATELAEKYGERFQPPALLLDTYKTGNFFF; this is translated from the coding sequence ATGAATCATGTTATTCACTACCAACAGGATGCAGATAAGATAGTTACCCTTACTCTTGATATACCTGGTCAAGCCACTAATACAATGAATGCTGCCTATCGAGAGGCAATGAAAAATACAATTATTCGATTGGAAAATAATCTTGATAATATTGCAGGTATCATTATTACCTCAGCCAAAGAGACCTTTTGCGCAGGAGGAGATCTTAACGAACTGAGTGAGCAGGTAGCGGCCAGTACTTTTTATCAGATGGTTAATGATATCAAACAGCCGCTGCGACAGCTGGAAACCCTAGGAAAACCTGTGGTAGCAGCTATTAATGGTGCTGCCCTGGGAGGGGGATTTGAGCTGGCACTAAGCGCCCATTATCGAATATGCCTTAACCAACCCAGTATCCAACTAGGGTTGCCAGAGGTCACGTTGGGGTTATTACCCGCCGCAGGTGGTATTACCAGAATGGTAAGACTTTTAGGTATTGAAGCTGCTCTGCCTTATATCCAACAAGGAAAAAAATTTAATCCGCAGCAAGGTCAACAAATAGGGGTCATTCATGAACTAGCCGACTCACCAGTAGCACTCGTCAATCAAGCTAAGTCCTGGATAAAAGCTAACCCTGAAGCAACTCAACCTTGGGATAAACCAGGCTATAAAATACCAGGGGGTATTCCCAGCTCACCGCAGTTGGCCCAAAAGCTCATGATTGCACCCGCAATGTTAATAGCAAAAACCAAAGGCTGCTTGCCCGCACCAGAAAAAATTCTCTGTGCCGCGGTAGAAGGTGCTCAAGTAGATTTTGATACTGCTTACGATATTGAAAGTCGCCATTTTGTCTCTTTAGCTACAGGGTCAGTGGCTAAAAACATGATCACAGCTTTATGGCATCAGTTGAATCACATCAATAGTGGTCAGTCTCGCCCTCAGTCAATTGCAACCACGAAGACTGAAAAGGTCGGTATTATTGGTGCAGGTATGATGGGGGCTGGTATTGCTTATGTGACCGCCAAAGCAGGTATTCCTGTCGTATTAAAAGATATCTCCATTGATAAAGCAGAACAGGGTAAAGACTACAGTCGTCGACTATTGAAAAAGCAGGTACAACAAGGGCGATTAAGCGCTGAGGTTGCAGCAAACATTCTTGAAAAAATTCAGTGTACAACTGTTAACACGGATTTTCACGGTTGTGACTTAGTCATTGAAGCAGTATTTGAAGATCGACAGTTAAAAGCTCAGGTCACTCAAGCAGCCGCTCAGCAATTAGCAACAACAGCCGTGATTGCTTCTAATACATCAACACTACCAATCACTGGACTTGCTCAAGTAATCAAACAACAACAGCAATTTATCGGGTTACACTTTTTCTCGCCAGTTGACAAAATGCCATTAGTCGAAATTATTCGAGGCAAGCAAACCAGTGAAACGACTTTAGCCAAAGCATTTGATTTTGTTAAGCAACTTCGCAAAACCCCCATTGTTGTTAATGATAGCCGTGGTTTTTTTACCTCCCGGGTATTTGGTCGCTATTGTTTAGAAGGACTTGCATTACTCCAAGAAGGGGTTGCGCCTGCGTTGCTTGAAAGAGAAGCGGTTAAAGCAGGCATGCCCGTAGGACCATTAGCAGTAATTGATGAGGTTAGTTTACGTTTAATAGCCCGTATTCGTGATCAGGAAAAAGCTGACTGTGAACAAGCAGGCATCCCGTTTACCCCTGCAACAGGCTATGACGTGCTCGATAAACTACTCATTGAGTATGATCGAAAAGGTCGAGCAGCGGGGAAGGGCTTTTATGATTATCCACAACAGGGGAAGAAACAGTTATGGCCAAACTTAGTCCAACTATTTCCAAACACAACCACTGTTGCTAAGGCAGATATTGCAGAAAGACTATTGTTTATCCAGTCAATCGAGTCACTTCGTTGTCTAGAAGAAAGTGTGCTTGAAAGTGTGGCCGATGCCAATATTGGTTCTTTATTTGGTCTTGGCTTCCCTGTTTGGACTGGTGGAGTACTGCAGTATATAAATTATTATGGGCTTCAGGCATTGATTAATAGAGCAACAGAATTGGCAGAAAAATACGGGGAGCGATTCCAACCACCAGCACTATTATTAGATACCTATAAAACTGGAAATTTCTTTTTTTAA
- a CDS encoding acetyl-CoA C-acetyltransferase, whose product MTQQAYIFDAIRTPRGKGKPSGALYSVKPVRLVSNLLSALQQRHHLDTAQVDDVVLGCVTPIGDQGGNIAKTATSLADWDISVAGVQINRFCASGLEAVNMAAMKVASGWEQLVVCGGVESMSRVPMGSDGGAWALDPETNIHTAFVPQGISADLIASLEGFSRTQLDEYAVSSQQKAIYAWEQGYFHQSVIPVTDQNGLLLLEKDEHIKPDTTLDVLAGLKPAFAQLGELGFDEVALNVYSQLERIHHLHTAGSASGIVDGAAVVLIGSEAIANQIGLPPRGRIVSTAVTSTDPTLMLTGPAPATQKALAKAGLSIADIDLFEVNEAFAAVVLKFAQDLAIPLEKINVNGGAIAMGHPLGATGAMLLGTLLDELERRQLRYGVITLCVGGGMGIATVIERVQG is encoded by the coding sequence ATGACACAACAGGCTTATATTTTCGATGCCATTCGCACGCCTCGGGGCAAAGGTAAGCCCAGTGGTGCTTTATATTCTGTTAAGCCCGTACGATTAGTTAGCAATCTACTGTCAGCACTACAACAGCGGCATCATTTAGATACCGCTCAGGTTGATGATGTGGTTTTAGGTTGTGTCACTCCCATTGGTGACCAAGGAGGCAATATTGCAAAAACAGCAACCAGCCTGGCTGACTGGGATATTTCCGTTGCAGGTGTACAAATTAACCGGTTTTGTGCCTCTGGGTTGGAAGCAGTCAATATGGCAGCGATGAAAGTGGCTTCTGGTTGGGAGCAATTAGTGGTTTGTGGTGGTGTAGAGTCTATGTCTCGGGTACCCATGGGGTCTGATGGTGGCGCTTGGGCACTGGATCCAGAAACCAATATTCATACGGCATTTGTTCCCCAGGGGATCAGTGCTGACCTGATTGCCTCATTGGAAGGATTTAGTCGTACCCAGCTTGACGAATATGCTGTCAGCTCCCAACAAAAAGCAATCTACGCGTGGGAGCAAGGTTATTTTCATCAATCGGTTATTCCTGTCACTGATCAAAATGGTTTACTGCTGCTGGAAAAAGATGAACATATTAAACCAGATACAACACTTGATGTATTAGCAGGACTAAAGCCTGCGTTTGCCCAACTTGGCGAGCTGGGCTTTGATGAAGTGGCTTTGAATGTTTATTCCCAACTTGAAAGAATTCATCATCTACACACCGCTGGTAGTGCTTCGGGTATTGTGGATGGTGCAGCTGTCGTATTGATAGGAAGCGAAGCCATTGCAAATCAAATTGGTTTACCCCCAAGAGGTCGTATTGTTTCAACCGCTGTTACCAGCACCGACCCTACCTTAATGTTAACTGGACCTGCCCCTGCCACTCAAAAAGCCCTTGCCAAAGCGGGTTTATCGATTGCTGACATTGATTTATTTGAAGTGAATGAAGCCTTTGCTGCGGTGGTTTTAAAGTTTGCCCAGGATCTAGCGATACCCTTGGAAAAAATTAATGTTAATGGTGGAGCCATTGCTATGGGGCACCCATTAGGTGCGACAGGGGCGATGCTATTAGGTACCTTGCTTGATGAGTTAGAACGCCGACAGTTGCGTTATGGTGTTATCACATTGTGTGTGGGTGGTGGAATGGGAATAGCAACAGTAATAGAAAGAGTACAGGGGTAG
- a CDS encoding extracellular medium-chain-length polyhydroxyalkanoate depolymerase: MHLKQKVTFLAALCLVFLLLENRVLANSMAYTENNNLTRRCDFDYSVLNEVRAVSCSYHSLYIEANAGIKREVKYQLPIGEPPAQGWPVVIIYQGSFFPVEFRRLKDDPFGGFNEAVLIKQLLEAGYAVLAPRAAINLAWQTNLLANATPYYLSTDYQFINRLLTSIKQGLFGPLDDQRQFATGISSGGYNTSRMAVSFPGEFRALAIQSASYATCLGPVCHVPLNLPIDHPPTLFLHGQLDITVPLWTMKRYYRRLTHQGIETEQWIKLTKGHSWFEESPSKIVEWFNRY, translated from the coding sequence ATGCACCTCAAACAAAAAGTGACTTTTTTAGCTGCGTTATGCTTAGTGTTCTTATTGCTAGAGAACAGAGTGTTGGCTAACTCAATGGCTTATACTGAAAATAATAATCTTACCCGCCGCTGCGATTTTGACTATTCCGTTTTAAACGAGGTCAGGGCAGTGAGTTGTAGTTACCACTCGCTGTATATTGAAGCTAATGCAGGTATTAAGCGAGAAGTAAAATATCAACTGCCAATAGGGGAGCCACCTGCCCAAGGCTGGCCAGTGGTGATCATTTACCAGGGGAGCTTTTTTCCAGTGGAATTTCGCCGTTTAAAAGACGATCCATTTGGTGGCTTTAATGAGGCTGTGTTAATCAAGCAGCTATTAGAAGCGGGCTATGCAGTGCTTGCTCCCAGAGCCGCTATCAACTTAGCCTGGCAAACGAATCTATTAGCCAATGCGACCCCTTATTACTTATCGACTGACTATCAATTTATCAATCGGTTATTAACCAGCATTAAACAAGGTTTGTTTGGGCCATTAGATGATCAACGCCAATTTGCTACCGGAATTTCCAGTGGGGGATACAACACTAGTCGGATGGCAGTGTCATTTCCGGGTGAATTTCGTGCCTTAGCCATTCAATCAGCTTCGTACGCCACCTGCCTTGGCCCTGTTTGTCATGTTCCCCTGAATTTACCGATTGATCATCCACCGACTTTATTTCTTCATGGACAGTTGGATATAACAGTACCGCTATGGACCATGAAACGTTATTACCGCCGTTTAACTCATCAAGGAATTGAGACGGAGCAATGGATTAAACTAACAAAAGGGCATAGCTGGTTTGAGGAGTCGCCATCTAAAATTGTTGAGTGGTTTAATCGATATTAA
- a CDS encoding 3TM-type holin codes for MSWFSQFFTNNITSILSSITNTVDQFHLSKEEKHQFQLAMEKIIQDKFSETEKTIRQELSSREKILVAELNQGDTYTKRARPTVVYFGLLMIGCNYLIVPLATQLLGIQMQTITLPTEFWVAWGGVVSTWSVGRSFEKGRVSNKFSQAAAGKQ; via the coding sequence ATGAGTTGGTTTAGCCAGTTTTTTACAAATAATATCACGAGCATTCTCTCTTCTATTACCAACACCGTTGATCAGTTTCACTTAAGTAAGGAGGAAAAACACCAGTTTCAATTAGCAATGGAAAAAATAATCCAGGATAAGTTTTCTGAAACTGAAAAAACGATTCGACAAGAGTTGTCTTCCAGAGAAAAAATATTAGTCGCCGAGCTAAACCAGGGAGATACCTATACCAAACGGGCTCGGCCTACAGTTGTTTATTTTGGATTGTTGATGATTGGGTGTAATTATTTGATTGTTCCATTAGCAACTCAGCTACTGGGCATACAAATGCAAACAATAACATTACCAACAGAGTTTTGGGTGGCGTGGGGAGGTGTCGTAAGTACTTGGAGTGTAGGCAGGAGCTTTGAAAAAGGTAGGGTCAGTAACAAGTTTTCGCAAGCAGCTGCGGGTAAACAATAA
- a CDS encoding carbohydrate binding domain-containing protein translates to MRSHFFKISSLSLAIAAYSTSALANSMLDVLVVYPQGKSGSQDVKALAASYVNWANQAYKNSLAKVQLRLVGVVPINTFHGNTNGTALDRVTNDRSIARLRQQYGADFVSYFAPRSGGTCGVAWVPQGRVQSSQAYSVVATNCGNVAFAHELGHNMALGHSAAQNSKGGIWSWARGHGERGLFATVMAYGSAYGARNVQYFSNPNVNQCKNRPCGKANYTDSVRNINAVASQLEAFMPSKQPDNPKPNPNPNPKPNPDPGDDGPDWPDKPNPNPNPNPDPGDDGPDWPDKPNPNPNPDPGDDDGPDWPDKPNPNPNPDPGDVCKKPHMSKNMIQSGDFNSLSGWNSFYNNVVTINTESKTTKCGRDNILKVTNRMAYYDGVAQDITNKVINISDLKNTELEVSAKMQLATKEQKRDNARIALQITDDLGVHYQYVAHSSITNNEMSTVTGQFKIDHFGKIRKVQLLIFGPEKNAAFYADEVILRKAGEKPDLGPLIDHSFEGDNHGWIPFFGIDKVERTNKMAKDGKYSLMAMGRDHWYSGPALDVKGLVESGKNYQFSFDARLADKVSKPQYIDMQLFYVDDEGYHWKRIKTETVPANKQWMSISGEFNYQAKGNVKFAQLYIFGPEPGNDFYLDNIKLDKKK, encoded by the coding sequence ATGCGCAGTCATTTTTTTAAGATTTCCAGTTTAAGCTTGGCAATTGCCGCTTACAGCACCTCAGCACTTGCCAACTCAATGTTAGATGTATTAGTGGTTTATCCCCAAGGCAAAAGTGGTAGCCAAGATGTCAAAGCGCTGGCTGCCTCTTATGTTAACTGGGCTAACCAGGCTTATAAAAATAGCCTGGCCAAAGTGCAGTTAAGGCTGGTAGGGGTTGTGCCAATCAATACCTTTCATGGCAATACCAATGGTACCGCATTAGATCGAGTGACCAATGATAGAAGCATTGCCAGACTCAGACAACAATATGGGGCTGATTTTGTCAGCTATTTTGCGCCGCGCTCTGGTGGCACCTGTGGTGTTGCTTGGGTACCCCAAGGCCGTGTCCAAAGCAGCCAAGCGTACAGCGTGGTTGCCACCAATTGTGGAAACGTGGCATTTGCACATGAATTAGGCCACAACATGGCCCTGGGGCACTCGGCTGCCCAGAATAGTAAAGGGGGGATTTGGTCTTGGGCACGAGGCCATGGTGAGCGCGGTTTATTTGCAACCGTAATGGCTTATGGTTCTGCTTATGGTGCACGCAATGTGCAGTATTTTTCAAACCCGAATGTAAACCAGTGTAAAAACCGCCCCTGTGGAAAAGCTAATTACACTGATAGTGTTAGAAATATCAATGCAGTGGCTTCCCAATTAGAAGCCTTTATGCCTTCAAAGCAGCCAGATAACCCAAAACCTAACCCCAATCCTAATCCAAAACCGAATCCAGACCCAGGTGATGATGGTCCGGATTGGCCCGATAAGCCGAATCCCAACCCGAATCCGAACCCAGATCCCGGTGATGATGGCCCAGATTGGCCCGATAAGCCGAATCCAAACCCCAATCCAGACCCAGGTGATGATGATGGTCCAGACTGGCCAGACAAGCCAAATCCGAATCCAAACCCTGATCCGGGTGATGTCTGTAAAAAACCACACATGTCGAAGAACATGATTCAGTCCGGTGATTTTAATAGTTTAAGTGGTTGGAATAGCTTTTATAATAATGTGGTAACTATTAACACAGAGTCAAAAACAACCAAGTGTGGTCGAGATAATATTTTAAAAGTCACTAATCGAATGGCCTATTATGATGGGGTGGCGCAAGATATCACGAATAAAGTGATTAATATATCTGACCTCAAAAACACTGAGCTTGAAGTCAGCGCTAAAATGCAACTGGCGACTAAAGAGCAAAAGCGGGATAACGCGCGTATTGCCCTACAAATTACCGATGACTTAGGCGTTCATTATCAGTATGTAGCCCATAGCTCGATTACTAATAATGAAATGTCAACGGTAACAGGCCAATTTAAAATTGACCATTTTGGTAAAATTCGCAAAGTGCAGTTATTAATCTTTGGTCCAGAAAAGAATGCTGCTTTCTATGCAGATGAAGTGATCTTACGAAAAGCTGGCGAAAAACCAGATCTTGGTCCATTAATTGATCATAGCTTCGAAGGAGACAACCACGGCTGGATACCATTCTTTGGTATTGATAAAGTCGAACGCACCAATAAAATGGCGAAAGACGGCAAATATAGTCTAATGGCCATGGGGCGTGATCATTGGTACTCTGGCCCAGCATTAGATGTAAAAGGGCTGGTGGAAAGCGGTAAAAATTATCAGTTTAGCTTTGATGCCCGCTTAGCCGATAAAGTTAGCAAACCACAATATATTGATATGCAACTGTTTTATGTGGATGACGAGGGTTATCACTGGAAACGGATAAAAACAGAAACAGTGCCTGCCAATAAACAATGGATGTCAATTAGTGGTGAGTTTAACTACCAAGCCAAAGGCAACGTAAAGTTTGCTCAACTTTATATCTTTGGTCCAGAACCTGGCAATGATTTTTATCTGGATAATATCAAACTAGATAAAAAGAAATAG
- a CDS encoding DUF2589 domain-containing protein, which translates to MVFKKNKEPINSVTLTNITRGMHHAAMTTTSMVAQQYVRLFEQFFDREDPKDPDSPLKAKMVEIKLGDNHSMYVPLISMVAPKGIVMDRMKVAMSVKMEEIELKKATSADNAEQMRRGGFTVSFQSNKRGKGDGRYADEIEIDMEFQAIEPPEGIMRVIEEYTNLIGPVSATPEPPKQDEKQTEPATED; encoded by the coding sequence ATGGTATTCAAAAAAAATAAAGAACCCATTAATAGTGTTACTTTAACGAATATAACTCGCGGCATGCACCATGCAGCCATGACCACAACCAGTATGGTGGCGCAGCAGTATGTCAGATTATTTGAACAGTTTTTTGACCGAGAAGACCCTAAAGATCCTGACTCTCCCCTGAAAGCTAAAATGGTTGAAATAAAACTAGGGGATAACCACTCAATGTATGTGCCGTTAATTTCAATGGTAGCTCCCAAAGGCATTGTGATGGACCGAATGAAAGTCGCAATGTCAGTTAAAATGGAAGAAATTGAGCTGAAAAAAGCCACGTCTGCCGATAATGCGGAGCAAATGCGAAGAGGTGGATTCACCGTCTCTTTTCAGTCCAACAAACGAGGCAAAGGCGATGGGCGTTATGCTGATGAAATTGAAATTGATATGGAGTTTCAAGCGATCGAACCACCTGAAGGCATTATGCGGGTAATTGAAGAGTATACCAATCTAATTGGGCCTGTATCAGCTACCCCTGAGCCACCTAAGCAGGACGAGAAGCAAACAGAGCCCGCTACGGAAGACTAG
- a CDS encoding DUF2589 domain-containing protein, with amino-acid sequence MAIDTGLIGSVINALPLDRMISAPLNAMIKAQVQASKAYADFLLTVCIKDGKAIAVEFEYDETLVNSEGRYQGTLTKTMRIPLLAAISHPNITVDEGKIDFELEVSQSEETHSSTEAEASLEAKVGWGPFSVTINGRVSHKSEQTRKTDTRAKYSISTTVKRQNPPEALMRVIDYLTDAATKPVVLPNAKPENTDALPKDDVLPAPQADEKKTGS; translated from the coding sequence ATGGCAATCGACACTGGACTGATAGGCTCAGTCATTAATGCCTTACCCTTGGATCGCATGATCTCTGCTCCTTTAAATGCAATGATCAAAGCCCAAGTACAAGCAAGTAAAGCTTATGCAGACTTCTTGTTAACCGTCTGTATTAAAGATGGTAAAGCTATTGCGGTTGAGTTTGAATACGATGAGACCTTGGTAAACTCTGAAGGTAGATATCAAGGTACCTTAACCAAAACCATGCGGATACCTTTATTAGCAGCGATTAGCCATCCTAATATTACTGTTGATGAAGGTAAAATTGATTTCGAACTAGAAGTCAGCCAGTCTGAAGAAACCCACTCATCTACTGAAGCCGAAGCATCATTGGAAGCCAAAGTAGGTTGGGGACCTTTCAGCGTCACTATCAATGGTCGTGTTTCTCATAAGTCAGAACAAACTCGCAAAACAGACACTCGGGCTAAGTACAGTATTTCTACCACTGTTAAACGTCAAAATCCTCCAGAAGCGCTAATGCGGGTGATTGACTATCTTACTGATGCAGCCACCAAACCGGTTGTATTACCAAATGCTAAGCCAGAAAACACTGATGCATTACCTAAAGATGATGTATTGCCTGCACCTCAGGCAGATGAAAAGAAAACTGGCTCTTAA
- the pabB gene encoding aminodeoxychorismate synthase component I, whose translation MKQATVTAVSYSPNSLDYFLALRHMPFPAWLDSTNGKHVDGRFDIITANPRYFLHYQKGSCTLQNLLSGESKLLQENPFVLQQQLFEQFEPIACHWPFVGGWLGYWGYDLKAVTEPQRFNHQDDEWPCLMAGLYLWAVVVDHQQQQAVLVAHPSLSREEYQQLQECLTKLAPAQPPQSFKLTKPFQPVLSQAQYQAAFKQIQHYIQAGDCYQVNFTQRFDSQFCGDLLTAYSHLRKTSPAPFSAYLGFGEITVLSHSPERFIKADQYFVETKPIKGTRARSTDPEIDRLQAEALLNSEKDRAENLMIVDLLRNDLSKHCSQVKVPHLFELESFANVHHLVTTVTGQLHSSANYFDLLTGAFPGGSITGAPKIRAMEIIQQLEPVSRSVYCGAIGYISFNQQMDTNIAIRTLVAKGQGLYCWGGGGIVADSKCEDEYQEAWAKVSNLMNALNQLK comes from the coding sequence ATGAAGCAAGCTACCGTCACAGCAGTTAGTTACTCGCCCAATAGCCTGGATTATTTTCTTGCATTGCGCCATATGCCCTTCCCTGCCTGGCTGGATAGTACTAATGGAAAGCACGTTGATGGTCGCTTTGATATTATTACCGCCAACCCACGCTATTTTTTACACTATCAGAAAGGGAGCTGTACCCTACAAAACCTGCTTTCAGGAGAATCCAAGCTACTTCAAGAAAATCCCTTTGTTTTACAGCAACAATTATTTGAGCAGTTTGAACCGATTGCCTGTCATTGGCCTTTTGTAGGTGGTTGGCTGGGCTATTGGGGTTACGATTTAAAAGCCGTTACCGAACCCCAGCGCTTCAATCATCAGGATGATGAATGGCCTTGCTTAATGGCTGGGCTTTATTTATGGGCGGTTGTGGTTGATCATCAGCAACAGCAGGCGGTTTTAGTGGCTCACCCGTCTCTTTCCCGTGAGGAATATCAACAATTACAAGAATGCCTAACCAAATTGGCACCCGCGCAACCTCCTCAATCATTTAAGCTGACTAAACCGTTTCAGCCAGTGCTTTCCCAAGCCCAATATCAAGCAGCTTTTAAGCAAATACAGCACTATATCCAAGCGGGTGATTGTTATCAGGTTAATTTTACCCAACGGTTTGACAGCCAGTTTTGCGGAGATTTGCTAACGGCCTATAGCCATTTGCGTAAGACCAGCCCTGCTCCTTTTTCGGCCTATCTTGGATTTGGAGAGATCACTGTATTAAGTCATTCGCCAGAGCGCTTTATTAAAGCTGATCAATATTTCGTCGAAACTAAGCCTATTAAGGGTACTCGAGCACGCAGTACTGACCCTGAAATAGACCGTTTACAAGCAGAAGCCCTGTTAAATAGTGAAAAAGACCGGGCAGAAAACTTAATGATTGTGGATTTATTACGAAATGACTTGAGCAAGCACTGTAGCCAGGTAAAAGTACCACACCTGTTTGAGCTGGAAAGTTTTGCTAATGTCCATCATCTGGTGACGACGGTGACAGGCCAGTTACACAGCAGTGCTAACTATTTTGATTTATTAACGGGGGCATTTCCTGGGGGCTCAATTACTGGTGCACCTAAAATTCGAGCGATGGAAATTATTCAGCAACTGGAGCCTGTCTCTCGCAGTGTTTATTGTGGTGCTATTGGCTACATCAGTTTTAATCAACAAATGGATACTAATATTGCGATTCGTACCCTGGTTGCTAAAGGTCAAGGGCTTTATTGCTGGGGCGGCGGCGGTATTGTCGCTGATTCTAAGTGTGAGGATGAGTATCAAGAAGCATGGGCAAAAGTTAGCAACTTAATGAATGCCCTCAATCAACTAAAATAA